In Shewanella sp. VB17, a single genomic region encodes these proteins:
- the hutI gene encoding imidazolonepropionase, with protein sequence MSWDQVWIDVNIASMDPSLSVPYGEILNAAMAIKEGKIAWIGPRSELPEFDVMSTPLYRGKGGWITPGLIDAHTHLIFAGNRANEFEQRLQGASYEEIARNGGGIIATVNACREASEAELFELGRIRLNALAKEGVTTVEIKSGYGLDTETELKILRVARELGKHHHVDVKTTFLGAHAIPPEYKDNIEAYVDLVINEMLPAVIKENLADAVDVFCENIAFSVEQSKQILTAAQNAGLDVKLHAEQLSNLGGAAMAAKLGAKSVDHIEYLDEAGVKALSKSSTCATLLPGAFYFLRETQMPPIDLLRKHKVPMVLASDYNPGSSPLCSSLLMLNMGCTLFRLTPEEALAGMTRNAAKALGIEDKVGMLATGMQADFCLWDITTPAQLSYSYGVGVCLEVVKNGQVVHQ encoded by the coding sequence ATGTCTTGGGATCAAGTATGGATTGACGTTAACATAGCCAGTATGGACCCTTCTTTATCAGTACCTTACGGCGAAATACTCAATGCTGCGATGGCGATAAAAGAGGGGAAGATAGCTTGGATCGGCCCACGGAGTGAATTGCCAGAATTTGATGTTATGTCAACACCTCTTTACAGAGGTAAAGGCGGTTGGATCACCCCAGGTTTGATTGATGCTCATACCCATTTAATTTTTGCAGGTAACCGCGCTAACGAATTTGAGCAACGCTTACAGGGCGCAAGTTACGAAGAAATAGCACGTAATGGCGGTGGCATAATTGCAACGGTTAACGCCTGCCGTGAAGCCAGTGAAGCCGAGCTTTTCGAACTCGGTCGAATCAGACTAAATGCCTTAGCTAAAGAAGGCGTCACTACAGTCGAGATTAAATCAGGCTATGGATTAGACACAGAAACAGAATTGAAAATACTCAGAGTTGCTCGCGAACTCGGTAAGCATCATCACGTCGATGTAAAAACCACCTTTTTAGGCGCTCATGCGATTCCCCCAGAGTACAAAGATAATATCGAAGCCTATGTCGATTTAGTGATTAATGAAATGTTACCCGCGGTGATCAAAGAGAACTTAGCCGATGCCGTCGATGTATTCTGTGAGAATATCGCCTTCAGTGTCGAGCAAAGCAAACAGATACTCACAGCAGCCCAAAATGCAGGACTCGATGTCAAGCTGCATGCCGAGCAGCTATCAAACTTAGGCGGCGCTGCAATGGCGGCCAAACTCGGCGCTAAGTCGGTGGATCATATTGAATACTTAGATGAAGCAGGTGTTAAAGCCCTAAGTAAAAGTAGTACTTGCGCCACCCTACTTCCTGGGGCATTTTACTTCCTTCGCGAAACTCAAATGCCGCCTATCGACCTGCTGCGCAAGCATAAAGTCCCAATGGTATTGGCCAGCGATTACAACCCAGGTTCATCTCCACTTTGCTCAAGCCTACTGATGCTCAATATGGGTTGTACCTTGTTTCGCCTAACCCCCGAGGAGGCCCTGGCAGGAATGACCCGTAATGCAGCTAAAGCGTTAGGAATTGAAGATAAAGTCGGCATGTTAGCTACCGGCATGCAGGCTGACTTTTGTTTATGGGATATCACAACTCCCGCTCAATTATCCTACTCCTATGGCGTTGGAGTATGCCTAGAGGTAGTTAAAAATGGGCAAGTAGTACATCAATAA
- the hutH gene encoding histidine ammonia-lyase gives MGHLILHPGTLTLSQIRQISRRKVKLTLAEDAIAGIHVSAGLVQQVLDEGRTVYGINTGFGLLANTKIAADDLQLLQRSIVLSHAAGIGQYMQDATVRLMMVLKINSLSRGFSGIRLEVINFLIELVNAEVYPCVPEKGSVGASGDLAPLAHMCLPLLGEGEMSYKGQILTAAEGLEIAGLKPIELAAKEGLALLNGTQASTALALEGLFNAEDLFAASSVIGAMSVEAAMGSRSPFDARIHAARGQQGQIDSAAIFRHLLGDESEISLDHVNCEKVQDPYSLRCQPQVLGACLTQIRHAGEVLGTEANGVTDNPLVFQDTGDIISGGNFHAEPVAMAADNLAIAIAELGSIAERRIALLIDSSLSKLPPFLVDNGGVNSGFMIAQVTAAALASENKTYAHPASVDSLPTSANQEDHVSMATFAARRLRDMSENTRGVLAIELLASAQGLDFRAPLQPSIAIAKAKAELREVVAYYDKDRFFGPDIEASNDLLLTASFNAYLPEGVLSSL, from the coding sequence ATGGGTCATTTAATATTACATCCAGGTACTTTAACCTTATCTCAAATTCGTCAAATTAGTCGCAGAAAAGTTAAGTTAACTTTGGCCGAAGATGCCATTGCAGGCATTCATGTCAGTGCTGGTTTAGTACAGCAAGTATTGGATGAAGGCCGTACTGTTTATGGTATTAATACCGGTTTTGGTTTGTTAGCGAATACGAAAATAGCCGCCGATGATTTGCAATTGCTCCAGCGTTCAATTGTGCTGTCACATGCCGCAGGTATTGGTCAATATATGCAAGATGCGACAGTGCGCTTAATGATGGTATTGAAAATTAATTCATTGAGTCGTGGTTTTTCGGGCATACGCCTTGAGGTGATTAACTTTCTTATCGAGTTAGTGAATGCTGAAGTGTACCCGTGTGTACCAGAAAAGGGGTCTGTAGGAGCATCGGGCGACCTCGCACCGTTGGCGCACATGTGCTTGCCGCTGCTGGGAGAGGGGGAAATGAGCTATAAAGGACAGATTTTAACGGCTGCAGAAGGTCTTGAAATTGCTGGGTTAAAGCCTATTGAACTTGCGGCTAAAGAGGGATTAGCCCTGCTTAATGGTACTCAAGCTTCAACAGCACTTGCCCTTGAAGGCTTATTTAATGCAGAAGATCTGTTTGCAGCGAGTTCGGTTATTGGCGCCATGAGCGTCGAAGCTGCCATGGGCAGTCGTAGTCCATTTGATGCCCGAATTCATGCTGCTCGTGGTCAACAAGGCCAGATTGACTCAGCGGCGATTTTTCGTCATCTATTGGGCGATGAATCCGAAATAAGCCTAGATCATGTTAATTGTGAAAAAGTGCAAGATCCTTACTCATTACGGTGTCAGCCACAGGTATTGGGGGCATGTTTAACTCAAATACGTCATGCAGGTGAAGTGTTGGGCACAGAGGCTAACGGTGTGACCGACAACCCACTGGTGTTTCAAGATACTGGCGACATTATTTCAGGTGGTAATTTTCATGCTGAGCCCGTTGCTATGGCAGCCGACAACTTAGCGATAGCGATTGCAGAATTAGGATCTATTGCTGAGCGGCGTATTGCGCTATTAATTGACTCTAGCTTGTCTAAGCTGCCACCTTTTTTGGTTGACAATGGCGGTGTGAATTCAGGTTTTATGATCGCGCAAGTCACTGCGGCGGCATTGGCATCAGAAAATAAGACTTACGCGCATCCCGCATCGGTTGATAGCCTACCAACCTCGGCTAACCAAGAAGATCATGTGTCTATGGCCACGTTTGCTGCGCGTCGTTTGCGGGATATGTCAGAAAATACCCGTGGCGTATTGGCAATTGAACTATTAGCGTCGGCTCAGGGGTTAGATTTCAGAGCGCCGCTACAACCAAGTATAGCCATTGCCAAGGCCAAAGCTGAGTTACGCGAAGTGGTGGCCTATTACGATAAGGACAGATTCTTTGGGCCTGATATCGAAGCATCGAATGATTTGTTACTTACTGCGAGTTTTAATGCTTATCTACCAGAGGGGGTTCTTTCAAGTTTGTAA
- the hutU gene encoding urocanate hydratase, which translates to MDKRHDPSRRIIAPHGTQLSCKSWFTEAPMRMLMNNLHPDVAERPEDLVVYGGIGRAARDWECYDKIIEVLQRLEEDETLMVQSGKPVGVFKTHNNAPRVIIANSNLVPHWASWEHFNELDKKGLAMYGQMTAGSWIYIGSQGIVQGTYETFVAMAKQHFGGSSAGKWILTGGLGGMGGAQPLAGTMAGYSVLTCEVDETRIDFRLRTRYLDKKATSLDEALAMINDANERGDPVSVGLLGNAADVFAELVERGITPDVVTDQTSAHDPLNGYLPQGWTLEQAIAMRKSDEAAVVKAAKQSMAVQVKAMLALQAAGAATTDYGNNIRQMAFEEGVDNAFDFPGFVPAYVRPLFCEGIGPFRWVALSGDPEDIYKTDAKVKELIPDNPHLHNWLDMARERIAFQGLPARICWVGLKDRARLALAFNEMVKNGELSAPIVIGRDHLDSGSVASPNRETESMLDGSDAVSDWPLMNALLNTASGATWVSLHHGGGVGIGFSQHSGVVIVADGSDDAAARIGRVLWNDPATGVMRHADAGYELAKMCAKEQHLDLPMLEQ; encoded by the coding sequence ATGGATAAAAGACACGATCCAAGTCGCCGTATCATTGCCCCGCATGGCACACAACTGAGTTGCAAGAGCTGGTTCACTGAAGCGCCGATGCGTATGTTAATGAACAACCTTCATCCTGATGTTGCCGAGCGACCGGAAGATCTGGTTGTTTATGGTGGTATTGGTCGTGCTGCTCGTGACTGGGAATGCTATGATAAAATTATTGAGGTATTGCAACGGCTTGAGGAAGATGAAACCTTGATGGTGCAATCTGGTAAGCCTGTGGGGGTATTTAAAACCCACAATAATGCTCCTCGGGTGATTATAGCCAATTCAAATTTAGTGCCTCATTGGGCCAGTTGGGAACACTTTAACGAGCTAGATAAAAAAGGCTTGGCCATGTACGGTCAGATGACCGCAGGCTCGTGGATTTACATCGGCTCTCAAGGCATAGTCCAAGGCACTTATGAGACGTTTGTTGCCATGGCTAAGCAACATTTTGGTGGCTCATCCGCGGGTAAGTGGATTTTAACCGGTGGCTTAGGCGGCATGGGCGGGGCGCAGCCGTTAGCAGGGACGATGGCGGGTTACTCTGTACTAACCTGCGAAGTCGATGAAACCCGTATCGATTTTCGTCTACGAACCCGTTACCTTGATAAAAAAGCGACCTCACTTGATGAAGCCTTAGCCATGATCAATGATGCTAATGAGCGCGGTGATCCTGTTTCTGTCGGCTTGCTTGGAAATGCTGCAGATGTATTTGCTGAGCTGGTCGAGCGTGGTATTACTCCTGATGTGGTAACTGATCAGACTTCGGCTCATGATCCGCTAAACGGTTATTTGCCACAAGGCTGGACATTAGAGCAAGCCATCGCAATGCGAAAAAGCGATGAAGCAGCAGTGGTCAAGGCGGCTAAACAGTCGATGGCAGTGCAAGTTAAGGCAATGCTCGCTTTACAAGCGGCGGGCGCTGCAACCACTGACTACGGTAACAATATCCGTCAGATGGCATTCGAAGAAGGGGTTGACAATGCCTTTGACTTTCCAGGCTTTGTGCCTGCTTATGTTCGTCCTCTTTTTTGTGAAGGTATTGGCCCATTTCGTTGGGTGGCACTTTCTGGTGATCCAGAAGATATCTATAAAACCGATGCTAAAGTCAAAGAGTTGATCCCAGATAACCCCCATTTGCATAACTGGCTAGATATGGCCCGTGAACGTATCGCATTTCAGGGATTGCCAGCACGTATTTGTTGGGTTGGCTTAAAAGACCGTGCTCGTTTGGCATTGGCTTTTAATGAAATGGTTAAAAATGGTGAACTGTCTGCGCCTATTGTGATCGGCCGAGATCACTTAGACTCTGGCTCTGTTGCTAGTCCTAATCGTGAAACCGAATCCATGTTAGATGGCTCTGATGCGGTATCTGATTGGCCATTGATGAATGCACTACTTAACACCGCAAGTGGCGCGACTTGGGTATCGCTGCATCATGGTGGTGGAGTAGGCATAGGCTTTAGTCAGCATTCAGGGGTGGTTATTGTGGCTGATGGCAGTGATGATGCGGCGGCGCGAATTGGTCGAGTACTTTGGAATGACCCTGCAACAGGGGTGATGCGTCATGCCGATGCTGGATACGAACTCGCTAAGATGTGTGCTAAAGAGCAACATTTAGACTTACCTATGTTGGAGCAGTAA
- the hutC gene encoding histidine utilization repressor: MATPKFVEIKQYILARIESAEWEEHTRVPSENQLAERFGCSRMTARRALTELVDGGVLERSQGLGTFVAELKSQSSMMAIRNIADEIKDRGHGYTVKQLTLSPIEAIAPIAIALGLEAGTQVYYSVLVHCEEGVPLQLEERFVNPKLVPDYLDQDFTRLTPHEYLSHVAPLTEARHTLEAVVANKHNQQHLNIQATEPCLQILRRTWSREGVVSFARLIHPGSRFRLGGHLTF, from the coding sequence ATGGCTACGCCAAAGTTTGTTGAAATCAAACAGTACATTTTAGCTCGCATCGAGTCAGCTGAATGGGAAGAACACACGCGTGTCCCGTCTGAAAATCAGTTGGCTGAACGGTTTGGGTGCAGCCGCATGACAGCAAGGCGTGCGTTAACTGAGCTGGTGGATGGTGGCGTGCTTGAGCGTTCTCAAGGTTTAGGGACTTTTGTTGCTGAGCTAAAGTCTCAGTCATCCATGATGGCCATTCGTAATATTGCTGATGAAATTAAAGACAGAGGACATGGCTATACCGTTAAGCAGTTGACACTGTCCCCAATAGAAGCCATTGCACCTATTGCTATTGCACTTGGGTTAGAAGCCGGTACTCAAGTGTATTATTCAGTGCTAGTGCATTGCGAAGAAGGTGTGCCTTTGCAACTTGAGGAGCGTTTTGTCAACCCTAAGCTAGTGCCTGATTATTTGGATCAAGATTTTACTAGGTTAACCCCTCATGAGTATTTATCACATGTTGCTCCGTTGACTGAAGCACGCCATACATTAGAAGCCGTCGTCGCCAATAAGCATAATCAACAACATTTAAATATCCAAGCTACAGAACCTTGTTTACAAATTCTACGACGTACTTGGTCCCGGGAGGGGGTGGTGAGTTTCGCAAGATTAATACATCCAGGTAGTCGGTTTCGTTTAGGAGGCCACCTGACTTTTTAA
- a CDS encoding DUF3157 family protein, translating to MYNIRKALVVITLAVLTIPAMAAEITTMILDNGAKVRLNDDFTWEYVILETNTLVAQAAITTSTSPTTIAATPTLNAHAMSQAALLKSTAKGDVKVSFINSQWDEDGRLGLSFDLVSSSSEHYVLIELDINLFDDTGKQLKTETIKVWKAIFRMPDTYLRKGQQRESRIFWIEGIEPTLWTKKLMSLKIGEMDSRM from the coding sequence ATGTACAACATACGCAAAGCCTTAGTCGTAATCACACTTGCAGTCTTGACGATTCCCGCCATGGCAGCTGAAATCACCACGATGATCTTAGACAATGGTGCAAAAGTCAGACTCAACGATGACTTCACTTGGGAGTATGTCATTTTAGAGACTAATACATTAGTTGCTCAAGCCGCTATTACCACCAGTACATCGCCCACCACCATCGCGGCAACACCAACCTTAAACGCCCATGCCATGTCGCAAGCAGCACTGCTTAAAAGTACCGCCAAAGGTGACGTAAAAGTTAGTTTTATTAACAGTCAGTGGGATGAAGATGGTCGCTTAGGCCTGAGCTTCGATCTGGTCAGTTCCAGCTCTGAGCATTATGTATTAATCGAGCTAGACATCAATCTTTTTGATGACACGGGTAAGCAATTGAAAACAGAAACCATCAAGGTTTGGAAAGCCATTTTCAGGATGCCTGATACCTATCTACGTAAAGGCCAGCAACGTGAAAGTAGAATATTTTGGATTGAAGGGATAGAGCCTACCCTATGGACTAAAAAATTGATGAGCCTAAAAATAGGAGAAATGGATTCAAGGATGTAA